Proteins encoded within one genomic window of Amycolatopsis nigrescens CSC17Ta-90:
- a CDS encoding class I SAM-dependent methyltransferase produces the protein MPGSRLDEPRYVFGEDGAHEQHQYLAEAYDPLSTARLAGTGVTDGWHCLEVGAGGGSVAVWLAERVAPTGEVLATDLEPRHIPRRPKLTVLRHDVVTDPLPENGFDLIHARLVLRHLPRRAVVLGRLLAALKPGGWLQLDEFDTSYQPCLLGPDASAERLFSSFLAAKDAVMAAAGVDGAWGRHAGAAMRRAGFTGIDVWPQLERWQGGSPGLRLLAQHTYRLREGLLAGGMTDGQLQEIRALLADPSFCVSSSVMYSVQGRRPR, from the coding sequence GTGCCCGGCAGCCGGCTCGACGAGCCCCGCTACGTCTTCGGCGAAGACGGTGCGCACGAGCAGCACCAGTACCTCGCCGAGGCCTACGACCCGCTCAGCACGGCCAGGCTGGCCGGCACCGGGGTCACCGACGGCTGGCACTGCCTGGAGGTGGGAGCCGGTGGCGGCAGCGTCGCGGTCTGGCTGGCCGAGCGGGTGGCACCGACCGGCGAGGTGCTGGCCACCGACCTCGAACCCCGGCACATCCCGCGGCGGCCGAAGCTGACCGTGCTCCGGCACGATGTGGTGACGGACCCGTTGCCGGAGAACGGTTTCGACCTGATCCACGCGCGGCTGGTGCTGCGTCACCTGCCGCGCCGCGCGGTGGTGCTAGGCAGGTTGCTGGCCGCGCTCAAACCGGGCGGCTGGTTGCAGCTGGACGAATTCGACACCTCCTATCAGCCCTGTCTGCTGGGGCCGGACGCGTCGGCGGAGCGGTTGTTCAGCAGCTTCCTCGCGGCGAAGGACGCGGTGATGGCTGCCGCCGGGGTAGACGGTGCGTGGGGCCGCCATGCCGGGGCGGCGATGCGGCGGGCGGGTTTCACCGGAATCGACGTCTGGCCGCAGCTCGAACGGTGGCAGGGCGGGTCGCCGGGGCTGCGGCTGCTGGCCCAGCACACCTACCGGCTGCGGGAGGGACTGCTCGCGGGCGGGATGACCGACGGGCAGCTCCAGGAAATCCGCGCCCTGCTGGCCGACCCTTCGTTCTGCGTCTCGTCCAGCGTGATGTACTCCGTGCAGGGCAGGCGGCCGCGATGA